One window of Quercus robur chromosome 12, dhQueRobu3.1, whole genome shotgun sequence genomic DNA carries:
- the LOC126708256 gene encoding uncharacterized protein LOC126708256, translating into MGKALDQISRSPFTRRIERAKLPRRFTQLTFTMYNGRTNPVEHVSHFNQRMAVHSRDETLMCKVFPSSLGPVAMRWFDSLKVDSINSFKELTQVFGSRFVTCNKVPRPLSSLLSLSMRKGETLKTYSDRYWEMYNEMDGNIEDIAINTFKSGLSTEHGLRKSLTGKPITNLRQLMDQIDKYKRVEEDQQLGKGNDKVIP; encoded by the coding sequence ATGGGCAAGGCGTTGGATCAAATCTCCCGGTCGCCTTTCACACGCAGAATTGAGCGAGCAAAACTCCCCCGGCGGTTCACTCAGCTCACGTTTACCATGTATAATGGCAGGACAAATCCCGTAGAGCATGTAAGCCACTTCAATCAAAGAATGGCCGTTCATTCTAGAGACGAAACCCTGATGTGCAAGGTCTTCCCATCCAGCCTAGGACCCGTagcaatgagatggtttgacaGCCTGAAGGTCGATTCCATAAACTCCTTTAAGGAGCTCACCCAGGTGTTTGGTTCTCGCTTCGTCACCTGCAACAAAGTCCCTCGGCCCTTATCTTCCCTACTATCCTTGAGTATGAGAAAGGGAGAAACCTTGAAAACATACTCGGACAGATACTGGGAGATGTACAATGAGATGGACGGTAACATTGAAGACATCGCCATCAACACCTTCAAGAGCGGCCTCTCGACCGAGCATGGTTTAAGGAAGTCCCTAACGGGAAAACCTATCACGAATttgcgccaactcatggaccAGATTGACAAGTATAAGAGGGTCGAGGAAGACCAGCAATTGGGTAAAGGAAATGATAAGGTTATCCCTTAG
- the LOC126709037 gene encoding protein HUA2-LIKE 3 produces MAPSRRKGSSKAAAAAAARRQWKVGDLVLAKVKGFPAWPAKVGEPQSLGFAADWKKVVVHFFGTKPEQIGFCNPADVEAFTEEKKQSLLVKRNGRSADFLRAVQEIIDSYEKLKKQDLVNGLNSADEVAPAKGGNSADLAANVELNDQTETPEINQNSQLKTSFTTTDKNDSGVLVEDALAAAPADALLDKEALGEESIDTAAVTATPLLTTYFSKKRSSLIQPQSCATYRKAQRSRSSSRLETRRSRTFTMSCNDGGNNAGDKSANVVREGSLRRNKRIRKSPDASESDDVDSAAFVSNGSVEENSSEIATADSDTFSLNEGSTIESGCKLEHSDTVVECLDGDVELSKGLDLEIKAIVIKKKRKPSRKRVTNDSAVPPATLDKEMGLEAGVQNTSINSQRDFEKMNERCLKEDGDEHLPLVKRARVRMGKSSSAEEEFNISSQTEERTIKESTVNPSEQISMHEKHDDDSVTDRNSLVVNGALDNVVSPSKHCTQVSMNRPQPWNVKKEQSFGCSMDGEAALPPSKRLHRALEAMSANNAEEGQACNEASPTLKTVVSGCCISPMKRSPHVAVESKARTCLGLPSMGSLGNISSQVCGSGFSTSQSPIISEENCKLSMEVDLCNQPVEFSEIPKHEFSEDVFPDARDDVDSKDISGSFDSCAVRTADPTQSASYVSPRLDERQANLSFNGTSIDPLLPPKDEGDVENVELTNCKAEISDKEVDNTDKMGMSSRPASCPNERHKVSPRNDTIMHRYIADDTGCEDNMCLLMPSVDEKSKVNGMCEVVKEVKHYHTPEGPSSNSFSDDHLGEKDISVIRSSPSLTDAGDSLAQASPTHTSNCHMSTSDSSNIVQNNGSCSPDVHLHHKKTSFAPPVDEEEKLESAVTQKPKSIGRHGEAPVALSSFEGQLGTLTRTKESIGRATRIAIDCAKFGVAAKVVEILVRNLETESSLHRRVDLFFLVDSITQCSRSLKGDVGGIYPSAIQAVLPRLLSAAAPPGSTGHENRKQCLRVLRLWLERRILPESVVRHHMRELDSLSGSSSAGPYARRSARTERALDDPVREMEGMLVDEYGSNSSLQLPGFCMPRMLKDDDDGSDSDGESFEAVTPEHNSEAREEHESIPSIEKHRHILEDVDGELEMEDVAPSCEVETSSSFHVTEVNAIQTSNNQCEQHVPLPFAPPLPQDVPPSSPPLPSSPPPPPPPPPPVPSAMSDSYANGVDKHNMQDNIVQSVAQEPVAQRVDQTIRYRSPEWRDPSTQMAESASCSFSNFSGQAVNNGRQTNGATLHNKNYGLRPPHPAPSNQFSYFHGDQRVRPHRDAPPPSYSNRFHFGQNVDRENSFNNHERMKPPPYEHHDQWRFPAPPFSGPRYPDKGRTSYTPGPYVGPPCEPTRLPGQGWRFPPRTMNHRNAIPYRPPFEGPIPVAGRGPSFWQPR; encoded by the exons ATGGCGCCGAGCCGGAGAAAAGGCTCGAGTAAAGCGGCGGCGGCTGCGGCGGCTCGCCGGCAATGGAAGGTCGGTGATCTTGTGCTCGCTAAAGTCAAGGGCTTCCCCGCCTGGCCTGCCAAG GTGGGAGAGCCACAGAGTTTGGGGTTTGCAGCTGATTGGAAGAAAGTAGTGGTCCACTTCTTTGGAACCAAGCCAGAACAGAT AGGCTTCTGCAATCCTGCTGATGTTGAAGCATTTACTGAAGAGAAGAAACAATCTCTTCTGGTCAAACGTAATGGCAGGAGTGCTGATTTTCTACGTGCTGTCCAGGAGATTATCGATAGCTATGAGAAATTAAAGAAACAGGATCTAGTCAATGGTTTAAACTCTGCTGATGAGGTTGCACCTGCAAAGGGTGGGAATTCAGCTGACTTAGCAGCCAACGTCGAATTGAATGATCAAACAGAAACTCctgaaataaatcaaaattcacAGTTAAAAACTTCATTTACCACAACAGATAAAAATGACTCTGGTGTTCTTGTTGAGGATGCCTTAGCTGCAGCACCTGCCGATGCCTTGCTTGATAAAGAGGCCTTAGGGGAGGAATCTATTGATACTGCGGCGGTTACAGCAACACCTTTGCTAACtacttacttttcaaaaaaaagatcCAGTCTCATACAGCCACAGAGCTGTGCCACTTATAGAAAGGCTCAAAGGTCTAGAAGTTCATCAAGGTTGGAAACCCGTAGATCACGAACCTTCACAATGTCATGCAATGATGGTGGCAATAATGCTGGAGACAAATCAGCCAATGTAGTTCGGGAGGGTTCTTTAAGAAGGAATAAGCGAATCAGGAAGTCACCTGATGCATCTGAGTCGGATGATGTTGATTCTGCTGCTTTTGTTTCAAATGGCAGTGTTGAAGAAAATAGTTCTGAAATTGCCACAGCTGATTCTGACACCTTTAGTCTAAATGAAGGCAGCACGATTGAGTCTGGTTGTAAACTTGAGCACTCTGATACTGTTGTTGAATGTTTGGATGGAGATGTTGAGTTAAGCAAAGGgcttgatcttgaaataaagGCTATTGTcatcaagaagaaaaggaaaccAAGCAGAAAGCGAGTGACTAATGATTCAGCTGTGCCTCCTGCCACATTGGACAAGGAGATGGGTTTGGAGGCTGGGGTGCAGAATACTAGTATAAATTCACAAAGAGATTTTGAAAAGATGAATGAGAGATGCTTGAAGGAAGATGGAGATGAGCACCTGCCATTGGTGAAACGAGCAAGGGTGCGAATGGGAAAATCATCATCTGCAGAGGAGGAATTCAATATCTCTTCACAGACAGAAGAGAGAACCATAAAGGAATCTACAGTTAATCCATCAGAGCAGATCAGCATGCATGAAAAACATGATGATGATAGTGTTACAGACAGAAACTCACTTGTAGTGAATGGAGCTCTGGATAATGTAGTGTCACCTTCCAAGCATTGCACTCAAGTCTCAATGAATAGACCTCAGCCTTGGAATGTTAAGAAAGAACAATCATTTGGCTGCTCAATGGATGGTGAAGCAGCTTTACCTCCATCTAAACGCCTTCATCGTGCTCTGGAAGCTATGTCAGCTAATAATGCTGAAGAAGGTCAAGCATGTAATGAAGCATCACCAACCTTGAAAACTGTAGTTAGTGGATGTTGTATTTCTCCAATGAAAAGAAGCCCTCATGTGGCTGTGGAAAGCAAAGCAAGGACTTGTCTGGGACTGCCGAGTATGGGTTCTCTTGGCAATATTTCTTCTCAGGTATGTGGTTCTGGATTTTCTACAAGTCAAAGCCCAATAATCTCAGAGGAAAATTGTAAATTGTCAATGGAGGTGGACTTGTGCAATCAACCAGTTGAATTTTCAGAGATCCCAAAGCATGAATTTTCCGAGGATGTCTTCCCTGATGCTAGGGATGATGTTGATAGCAAAGATATTAGTGGTTCTTTTGATAGTTGCGCTGTTAGAACTGCAGACCCAACTCAAAGTGCATCATATGTGTCTCCTAGACTTGATGAAAGACAGGCTAACCTCAGTTTTAATGGGACTTCAATTGATCCTTTGTTGCCTCCAAAGGATGAAGGAGATGTTGAAAATGTTGAATTGACCAATTGTAAAGCTGAAATTTCTGATAAAGAAGTTGATAATACAGATAAAATGGGGATGAGTTCCCGTCCTGCCTCCTGTCCTAATGAGAGGCATAAAGTGTCACCTAGAAATGATACCATTATGCATCGGTACATTGCAGATGATACTGGTTGTGAGGATAACATGTGTTTGTTGATGCCTTCAGTGGATGAAAAAAGCAAAGTAAACGGCAT gtgTGAGGTTGTGAAAGAGGTCAAACATTATCATACACCAGAGGGTCCAAGTTCAAATTCTTTTTCTGATGATCACCTTGGTGAAAAGGATATCTCTGTCATAAGGTCAAGTCCATCTCTAACCGATGCAGGAGATTCTCTTGCTCAGGCATCTCCAACTCACACCTCAAACTGCCACATGTCTACTTCAGATAGTAGTAATATTGTTCAAAATAATGGCAGCTGTAGTCCTGATGTGCATTTACACCACAAGAAAACCTCTTTTGCTCCACctgttgatgaagaagaaaaacttgaatCAGCAGTaactcaaaaaccaaaatctataGGCAGACATGGGGAAGCACCTGTTGCTCTATCATCCTTTGAAGGACAGCTTGGAACTTTGACAAGGACAAAGGAGAGCATTGGTAGAGCAACACGCATAGCTATTGACTGTGCAAAGTTTGGTGTTGCTGCTAAG gTGGTGGAAATTCTTGTCCGTAATTTGGAAACTGAGTCAAGCTTACATCGGAGGGTGGATTTATTCTTCCTTGTTGATTCCATTACTCAATGCTCTCGAAGCTTGAAAG GTGATGTTGGTGGTATCTACCCTTCTGCTATCCAGGCAGTGCTGCCACGGCTATTGTCAGCTGCTGCTCCACCTGGAAGTACTGGGCATGAAAACCGCAAGCAGTGTCTTAGG GTTTTGAGGCTTTGGTTGGAAAGGAGAATCCTTCCAGAATCTGTTGTTCGTCACCATATGCGAGAATTGGACTCCCTAAGTGGTTCATCTTCTGCAGGTCCCTACGCTCGTCGCTCAGCAAGAACAGAAAGGGCTTTAGATGATCCTGTTAGAGAAATGGAGGGTATGCTTGTCGATGAATATGGaag CAATTCAAGTCTTCAGCTTCCTGGATTTTGTATGCCCCGCATGCTTAAGGATGACGATGATGGAAGTGATTCTGATGGAGAGAGTTTTGAGGCAGTTACTCCTGAGCATAATTCTGAAGCCCGTGAAGAACATGAATCAATCCCATCAATTGAAAAGCATAGACATATATTGGAAGATGTTGATGGTGAGCTTGAAATGGAGGATGTTGCTCCTTCTTGTGAAGTTGAAACAAGTTCATCTTTTCATGTTACTGAAGTCAATGCCATACAGACATCGAATAATCAGTGTGAACAGCATGTTCCTCTGCCCTTTGCTCCGCCACTACCTCAGGACGTGCCACCTTCATCCCCGCCACTGCCCTCATcccctccacctccaccacctcctccacCCCCTGTTCCTTCTGCTATGTCAGATTCCTACGCCAATGGTGTGGATAAACAT AATATGCAAGACAACATAGTTCAATCTGTGGCTCAGGAGCCTGTTGCACAAAGAGTTGACCAAACAATACGATATCGTTCTCCTGAATGGAGAGATCCTTCAACACAGATGGCTGAGTCTGCTTCTTGCTCGTTCAGCAATTTCTCTGGACAGGCAGTGAATAATGGTCGACAAACTAATGGTGCTACATTGCATAATAAAAACTACGGTTTACGGCCACCTCATCCTGCACCATCAAATCAGTTCTCATATTTTCATGGGGACCAGCGTGTAAGGCCTCATAGGGATGCCCCACCACCTTCCTACTCCAATAGATTCCACTTTGGGCAGAATGTTGATAGAGAAAACTCTTTCAATAACCATGAGAGAATGAAACCACCCCCATATGAGCATCATGATCAGTGGAGGTTTCCTGCACCTCCCTTTTCAG GTCCAAGATATCCTGACAAAGGCAGAACATCTTATACACCTGGTCCATATGTTGGTCCTCCATGTGAGCCCACAAGGTTACCAGGCCAAGGATGGAGATTTCCCCCCCGGACTATGAATCATAGAAATGCCATACCTTATAGACCTCCATTTGAAGGTCCAATTCCAGTGGCAGGCAGAG GTCCAAGCTTTTGGCAGCCAAGATGA
- the LOC126708254 gene encoding uncharacterized protein LOC126708254, whose translation MPEVARKIHFCGEKLSEWSKNNFGSIRKLLEEKKKLLDVAKLEAARGGDQLAVKSLQMEINSFLDKESQMWQQRSRALFLKCGDRNTAYFHSKASQRFRRNRISGLKNNMNVWCTEEFQIRNIAFEYYQALFSSSAPSDFDEVLSKVQPSVTDEMNSLLLRQFDKEEVVVAMKQMAPITALVPDDMPPYSSNPSGALWMWMSVLPSLTACKTAGRVITDNILMAFETLHYMKHHQAGSSGFMALKLDMSKAYDRVEWKFLELMMKRMGFADNWVALVMEYISTVSYSILINGEPSSIIHPARGLKQGDPLSPFLFLFCTEGLHSLIQHAVASRHIRGVSICKKGPRLTHLFFANDSLLFCRVSIAECHKIHALLGSYERVSGQQLNRAKTSLFFNKSTSPDSIAQITNSLGVQEVKQYEKYLNLPTLVGRNKKASLMFIKERIWAKLQGWKEQLLSQAGREVSVLINKENHCWIEDAVDNNFNPLEARLIKSIPLSLTDGDDKLFWPSMVDGAYSVKAGYRFLVDTEQAPIVGPLPLSHQKSFWKGLWKLKVPNRTKTLMWRAISEALPTRLNLVRRKILNDANCQLCGLVQESSIHALWSCLNLIGVWDPHFRLLRADALGCVSFMEVFHLCLVNGHPGDLFAMLTSQI comes from the exons ATGCCAGAGGTTGcaagaaaaattcatttttgtGGGGAAAAACTCTCTGAGTggagtaaaaataattttggaagCATCAGGAAGCTgcttgaagaaaaaaagaagctctTAGACGTGGCAAAATTGGAAGCAGCGAGAGGGGGAGACCAATTAGCGGTAAAATCCCTTCAAATGGAAATTAACTCTTTCCTCGACAAGGAAAGCCAAATGTGGCAACAACGCTCCAGGGCGCTTTTTCTGAAGTGTGGTGACAGGAATACCGCCTACTTCCATAGTAAAGCCTCACAGCGGTTCCGAAGAAATCGAATTAGTGGTCTAAAAAATAACATGAACGTGTGGTGTACTGAGGAATTCCAGATTAGAAACATTGCTTTTGAATACTACCAAGCCCTGTTCTCTTCCTCGGCACCCTCTGATTTTGATGAAGTCCTTTCCAAGGTTCAACCTTCAGTGACCGATGAGATGAACTCTCTCTTACTTCGGCAATTTGACAAAGAGGAAGTAGTCGTAGCTATGAAGCAAATGGCGCCAATCACAGCCCTGGTACCGGACGACATGCCCCCCTATTCTTCCAATCCTTCTGGAGCACTGTGGATGTGGATGTCTGTGTTGCCGTCCTTGACTGCTTGCAAAACT GCTGGGAGAGTAATCACGGATAACATCCTTATGGCTTTCGAAACACTTCACTACATGAAGCATCACCAAGCTGGCAGTTCGGGTTTCATGGCCTTGAAGCTTGACATGAGCAAGGCTTACGATCGCGTCGAATGGAAATTTTTGGAACTTATGATGAAGAGAATGGGTTTCGCAGATAACTGGGTTGCCTTAGTGATGGAGTATATCTCCACGGTCAGCTACTCAATTCTCATTAATGGCGAACCCTCCTCAATCATACACCCAGCTAGAGGCCTCAAGCAAGGGGACCCACTCTCCCCTTTcctgtttcttttttgtacgGAAGGCCTCCATAGTCTTATTCAACACGCAGTAGCCTCAAGACATATCAGGGGTGTCTCTATCTGCAAGAAAGGTCCCCGGCTGACCCACCTTTTCTTCGCCAACGATAGCCTGCTTTTTTGTAGAGTGTCTATAGCAGAATGTCACAAGATTCATGCTCTCTTAGGTAGCTATGAAAGAGTTTCGGGGCAGCAATTAAACAGGGCTAAAACCTCCCTCTTTTTCAACAAATCAACCTCTCCGGACTCCATTGCTCAGATCACTAACTCCCTTGGGGTTCAAGAGGTCAAACAATACGAAAAATATCTCAACTTGCCAACCCTAGTGGGTAGAAACAAAAAGGCCAGCCTTATGTTCATCAAAGAGCGAATCTGGGCCAAGTTGCAAGGGTGGAAGGAGCAACTTCTATCCCAAGCGGGGAGGGAG GTGTCTGTGCTTATCAATAAGGAAAACCATTGCTGGATTGAGGATGCAGTGGATAACAACTTCAACCCGCTTGAAGCTAGGTTGATCAAATCCATTCCCTTGAGCCTcacggatggagatgacaaatTGTTTTGGCCGAGTATGGTGGATGGGGCTTATTCGGTCAAGGCTGGCTACAGATTTCTGGTTGACACAGAGCAAGCCCCAATCGTTGGTCCTCTGCCTCTCTCACACCAGAAAAGCTTCTGGAAGGGACTATGGAAGCTTAAGGTACCAAACCGAACAAAAACCTTGATGTGGCGTGCTATCTCCGAAGCTCTTCCAACCCGTCTCAACTTGGTTAGGAGGAAAATCCTAAATGACGCCAACTGTCAGCTCTGTGGTCTGGTTCAGGAGTCCTCAATTCATGCCCTTTGGTCATGCCTGAATCTGATAGGGGTGTGGGATCCGCACTTCAGATTGCTTCGAGCTGATGCGCTTGGTTGTGTGTCTTTCATGGAGGTTTTTCATTTGTGCTTGGTGAACGGCCATCCAGGGGATCTGTTCGCTATGCTAACCTCTCAAATCTAG
- the LOC126708257 gene encoding uncharacterized protein LOC126708257 gives MLIWDGLAGSSNLDNQRKFWKGLWQLWVPNKIKFFVWRACNDALPTMENLHRRHITPSDRCELCKEHSEDAVHALWLCFCIAEMSIELRFLLLLRGLSGIEGINALHFGQNALPVDRICSSADSLLQEFLESQDEESVNFDAAVFRSSNLAGLGVIVRYNCGAAIGAFSMPISLGRSVAELEALACQRAVQFALEIGLTRVVIEGDSVVVIDALQHRTGIKAQNDMLGLGLLSRNAKLFKEKQVVIRSP, from the exons ATGCTCATCTGGGATGGATTGGCAG GTAGCTCCAATTTGGATAATCAAAGGAAGTTTTGGAAGGGTCTGTGGCAGCTCTGGGTTCcaaataaaatcaagttttttgtGTGGAGGGCTTGTAATGATGCTCTGCCAACTATGGAGAATTTGCATCGAAGACATATCACCCCTTCTGATAGGTGTGAACTCTGTAAAGAGCATTCTGAGGATGCTGTGCATGCTCTTTGGCTGT GTTTCTGCATTGCCGAGATGAGTATCGAGCTGagatttttgttattgttgcgTGGATTATCTGGAATCGAAGGAATTAATGCGTTGCACTTTGGTCAAAATGCCCTCCCTGTTGATCGCATATGCAGCAGCGCCGACAGTCTTTTGCAAGAGTTTTTGGAATCCCAAGATGAGGAGTCG GTTAACTTTGACGCGGCAGTCTTTCGGTCTTCAAACTTGGCTGGATTAGGTGTTATAGTGCGCTACAATTGTGGTGCAGCTATTGGAGCGTTTTCCATGCCCATTTCTCTTGGTCGGTCTGTGGCTGAGTTGGAAGCTTTGGCCTGCCAACGGGCCGTCCAGTTTGCTTTAGAGATTGGTCTTACCCGTGTGGTTATTGAAGGGGATTCTGTTGTTGTCATTGATGCTCTTCAGCATAGGACAG GGATAAAGGCCCAGAATGAcatgttgggccttgggcttttgtCTAGGAACGCTAAATTGTTTAAGGAGAAGCAAGTAGTTATCAGGAGTCCTTAG